In the genome of Paracoccus tegillarcae, one region contains:
- a CDS encoding cytochrome c-type biogenesis protein produces the protein MRRVFAILFVLLMPVLALAVQPDEVLDDPALETRAREISQKLRCPVCQGENIDESNAAISRDLRLYVRERLVAGDDNGQVIQAVTDRFGEFVLFEPPARGVNLLLWLAGPAMAFIALLIGWSFLRSRQRAKQRHQRR, from the coding sequence ATGAGGCGCGTATTTGCGATCCTGTTTGTGCTGCTGATGCCAGTGTTGGCACTGGCGGTGCAGCCCGATGAGGTGCTGGACGATCCGGCGCTGGAAACGCGTGCGCGAGAGATCTCGCAAAAACTGCGTTGTCCGGTCTGCCAGGGCGAGAATATCGACGAATCCAATGCGGCGATCAGCCGTGACCTGCGGCTCTATGTTCGCGAACGGCTGGTCGCAGGCGACGATAACGGGCAAGTCATTCAGGCGGTCACGGACCGGTTCGGCGAGTTCGTCCTGTTCGAGCCGCCGGCACGCGGGGTCAATCTGCTGCTGTGGCTTGCGGGGCCGGCGATGGCGTTCATCGCGCTGCTGATCGGCTGGTCTTTCCTGCGCAGCCGCCAGCGCGCGAAACAGAGACATCAGCGCCGCTAA